In one window of Sporomusaceae bacterium FL31 DNA:
- a CDS encoding O-methyltransferase encodes MQIEASLFREIQDYAEINHVPIISFEGASLLVQIVSSSKPLSILEIGTAIGYSTLKFIEHMPSDANVVSIELDNERVEIAKAFIAKAGAENKVQIIAGDAGSILPQLTGPFDLVFIDAAKGQYLDYFKKIEDKLSQHSVVIADNVLFRGYVESNEAPPRRYKTIVKRLREYLSYVTDHPSFNTHLHRVGDGVAISYYRGKKSE; translated from the coding sequence ATGCAAATAGAAGCTTCATTATTTCGTGAAATCCAGGATTATGCTGAAATTAATCATGTGCCGATTATAAGCTTCGAAGGGGCTAGTCTGCTTGTACAAATCGTATCAAGCAGCAAGCCCCTGTCTATTCTTGAAATTGGTACAGCCATTGGCTATTCGACGTTAAAGTTTATTGAGCATATGCCCAGTGATGCCAATGTTGTTTCTATAGAACTTGATAATGAACGAGTCGAGATTGCCAAGGCATTTATTGCAAAAGCTGGTGCTGAAAATAAAGTTCAGATCATTGCAGGTGATGCGGGAAGTATCTTACCGCAATTAACTGGCCCGTTTGATTTGGTATTTATCGATGCAGCCAAAGGGCAGTATCTGGATTACTTTAAAAAAATCGAAGATAAATTATCGCAGCATTCCGTCGTTATTGCAGACAATGTTTTATTTCGTGGCTATGTTGAAAGTAATGAGGCACCGCCGCGCCGATATAAAACTATTGTGAAGCGGTTACGTGAATATCTTAGTTATGTTACTGATCATCCAAGTTTTAACACTCATTTGCATAGAGTTGGGGATGGAGTAGCTATTTCTTACTATAGGGGGAAGAAAAGTGAATAA
- the aroQ_1 gene encoding 3-dehydroquinate dehydratase: MGMYRNNILIIHGPNLNLLGKREPNIYGAETLETINNKLQEHAKTLAVQLEIIQTNHEGVLVDAIQQADGRFDMIIINAAAFTHYSVAIRDALAAVSVPAIEVHLSNIHKREEFRHKSMIAPVVIGQICGFGSTSYILALEAAANLLKQEA, encoded by the coding sequence TTGGGAATGTATCGAAATAATATTTTGATTATTCATGGACCTAACCTTAACTTGTTGGGAAAGCGTGAACCCAATATTTATGGTGCTGAGACTTTGGAAACCATAAATAATAAGCTGCAAGAGCATGCTAAGACATTAGCTGTTCAATTAGAAATCATCCAGACAAACCACGAAGGAGTTTTGGTTGATGCTATCCAACAAGCTGATGGGCGATTTGATATGATCATTATCAATGCTGCTGCCTTTACTCATTATAGTGTTGCAATCCGGGATGCTTTGGCAGCGGTTTCGGTACCAGCCATAGAGGTTCATCTTTCTAATATTCATAAGCGTGAAGAGTTTCGTCATAAATCCATGATTGCGCCAGTGGTTATAGGGCAGATTTGTGGTTTTGGCTCAACTAGTTATATTCTTGCATTAGAAGCCGCAGCCAACTTATTAAAGCAGGAGGCTTAA
- the efp gene encoding elongation factor P has protein sequence MISSSDFRTGITIEIDNDVWQIVDFQHVKPGKGAAFVRTKMKNVRTGAVVERTFNPGEKLPKAHIDNRQMQYLYENDGMYVFMDNESFEQLELNADQLADAKKFLKENMNIGVMLFQGTIIGVDLPNSVDLEVIECDPGVRGDTATGATKMAKLETGYSVRVPLFINQGDVLRIDTRSGDYIERARD, from the coding sequence ATGATTTCTAGTAGTGATTTTCGTACCGGTATAACGATTGAGATTGACAATGATGTATGGCAGATCGTAGACTTCCAACATGTTAAGCCTGGTAAAGGAGCAGCTTTTGTTAGAACAAAAATGAAGAATGTTCGTACAGGTGCAGTAGTTGAGCGTACTTTTAATCCAGGAGAAAAATTACCTAAAGCACATATTGATAACCGTCAAATGCAGTATTTATATGAAAATGACGGAATGTATGTGTTCATGGATAATGAATCCTTCGAACAACTTGAGCTGAATGCTGATCAACTAGCGGATGCTAAAAAATTCCTTAAAGAGAATATGAATATTGGCGTAATGTTATTCCAAGGAACCATTATTGGCGTTGATTTACCTAATTCAGTCGATCTAGAAGTTATTGAATGTGATCCTGGTGTTCGTGGTGATACTGCGACTGGTGCTACTAAAATGGCTAAACTAGAGACTGGCTATTCTGTAAGAGTACCTTTATTTATTAACCAAGGCGATGTTCTTAGAATAGACACTCGCTCAGGCGATTATATTGAAAGAGCAAGAGACTAA
- a CDS encoding stage V sporulation protein D, whose product MAFNLMRIYKLMLVFIFLGCLLAGRLFYLQIINGPLLTVQSLSGRVQEVPMEVSRGEIIDRNGYSLTNTAQHFSLIIFPSQVRDISLTAEKIANILGLPADKIVAKINRDQRAFKLKSDLDGLTAQKINALNAPGILVMSEKMRYGYSSLASHVTGYINTSDNRGVSGIEAMFDDVLRGNQPEYAAALVDATQQVIPGLGYKRMRLDNGTGPNNVVLTIDSRIQKSVEAVLDRHSPKGAVVVMRPSTGEILAMASRPNFDANNLDEYLTSDAAPLLNRAIAAYQPGSVFKLVVAAAALENQLVRPNDIFFDHGYIDINGIRFKGWDYDHGPRGQITFSDAMAYSSNPVFIEVGQKVGAEKLVEYAKKLGFGHKSKLEFYGEADGNLPSADNIYPGELANLSIGQGEFEATPVQMAALVSTIVNDGIKVEPYIVSKLTNSDGVVIKNYHVSRGTRVLSRQTAIQMREMMAGVTRYGTGQAAYVDGVGSAGKTGSAETGRQNTEGKGINHAWFAGYAPLEQPQFAIVVFIEDGMSGGDVAAPIFREIMEDILMQ is encoded by the coding sequence GTGGCATTTAATCTTATGCGTATTTATAAATTAATGCTGGTTTTTATCTTTCTCGGCTGTCTATTGGCTGGTCGGCTGTTTTATCTCCAAATTATTAATGGACCGCTGCTTACGGTACAAAGTCTAAGTGGGCGGGTTCAGGAAGTGCCAATGGAAGTCTCACGAGGCGAAATTATTGATCGGAATGGTTATTCACTAACCAATACGGCACAACACTTTAGTCTTATCATTTTTCCAAGCCAAGTAAGGGATATTTCATTAACCGCTGAAAAGATAGCCAATATTCTTGGATTACCAGCCGATAAAATTGTAGCAAAAATAAATAGAGATCAGCGAGCTTTTAAATTAAAATCTGATTTAGATGGATTAACTGCCCAGAAAATAAACGCATTAAATGCTCCTGGAATACTCGTGATGTCAGAAAAAATGCGTTACGGGTATAGTTCACTGGCCTCACACGTCACCGGGTACATCAATACCTCTGATAATCGGGGAGTTAGTGGGATAGAAGCAATGTTTGATGATGTATTACGAGGGAATCAGCCAGAATACGCTGCAGCTTTAGTGGATGCTACACAGCAGGTTATTCCAGGGCTAGGTTATAAGCGAATGCGTCTCGATAATGGAACTGGTCCAAATAACGTTGTTTTGACAATTGACAGCCGCATTCAGAAAAGTGTTGAGGCTGTTCTAGACAGGCATTCACCGAAAGGTGCGGTTGTCGTAATGAGGCCATCAACGGGTGAAATACTGGCAATGGCTTCACGCCCGAATTTTGATGCTAATAATTTAGATGAGTATTTAACGAGTGATGCTGCACCGTTGTTAAATCGGGCCATTGCAGCATATCAGCCAGGATCAGTTTTTAAGCTGGTTGTTGCAGCAGCGGCATTAGAAAATCAATTGGTTAGACCCAATGATATTTTTTTTGATCACGGATATATTGATATTAATGGGATTAGATTCAAGGGCTGGGATTATGATCATGGACCTAGGGGACAAATTACTTTTAGTGATGCAATGGCTTATTCTAGTAATCCCGTCTTTATTGAAGTAGGTCAGAAAGTAGGTGCTGAAAAGCTTGTCGAATATGCAAAGAAGCTGGGCTTTGGTCATAAAAGTAAATTGGAGTTTTATGGGGAGGCTGACGGCAACTTACCGTCAGCGGACAATATTTATCCCGGAGAATTAGCCAATCTTTCAATAGGGCAAGGTGAGTTTGAGGCCACACCAGTTCAAATGGCGGCCTTAGTATCGACTATTGTGAATGATGGAATTAAGGTTGAACCTTATATTGTCAGCAAACTTACAAATTCTGATGGCGTGGTAATAAAAAATTATCATGTATCACGCGGTACTAGAGTTTTATCCAGACAGACGGCAATACAAATGCGGGAAATGATGGCAGGCGTTACCCGTTATGGAACAGGTCAGGCTGCCTATGTTGACGGGGTAGGGTCTGCTGGTAAAACTGGATCTGCAGAGACGGGCAGACAAAATACAGAAGGAAAAGGAATTAATCATGCATGGTTTGCTGGTTATGCGCCTTTGGAGCAACCTCAATTTGCCATTGTTGTATTTATTGAAGATGGAATGTCCGGTGGGGATGTTGCTGCGCCAATATTTAGAGAAATTATGGAAGATATTTTAATGCAATAG
- the pepQ gene encoding peptidase M24, with the protein MNERLSKLRSLLNDQGLDAVIVSKPENRRYLSGFTGTSGFLVINQNSAKLITDFRYIEQAEYQAQGFEIVRHGSNPLETVSSVIDELKSTKCGFESDYLTYSVYYSLQNTLKSIELKPLVLDALRMIKDSNELGLIKTAVEIADAAFSYILSFLRPGITELAVAAELEYFMRKQGAEKAAFDTIVASGHRGALPHGIASEKQIEPGDFVTMDFGAVYNGYHSDITRTVCIGKATEKQQLIYDLVLKAQLAGLQAVQAGQIGKAVDHVARQIIQDAGYGDYFGHGLGHGVGLAIHEAPALSPGNTTITLAENMLVTVEPGVYLPDWGGVRIEDTVRVSAANCEILTSSDKKLIEID; encoded by the coding sequence ATGAACGAGCGATTATCGAAATTGCGTAGTTTGCTAAATGATCAAGGCCTTGATGCTGTTATTGTCAGTAAACCGGAAAACAGAAGATATTTGAGTGGATTTACGGGTACTTCGGGTTTTCTAGTGATTAACCAAAATAGTGCCAAACTCATAACAGATTTTCGTTATATAGAACAGGCTGAGTATCAGGCTCAAGGTTTTGAAATTGTGCGGCATGGCAGCAATCCACTAGAAACAGTCTCTAGCGTTATTGATGAATTAAAATCAACTAAATGTGGCTTTGAGAGCGATTATTTGACTTATAGCGTTTATTATTCTCTGCAGAACACGCTAAAAAGTATTGAGCTTAAGCCATTGGTTCTCGATGCTCTAAGGATGATAAAAGATAGTAATGAGCTTGGCTTAATCAAGACGGCAGTTGAAATTGCCGATGCGGCATTTTCGTATATTTTATCTTTTTTGCGTCCTGGAATAACCGAACTTGCTGTTGCTGCAGAGCTTGAATATTTTATGCGCAAGCAAGGAGCCGAGAAAGCTGCTTTTGACACCATTGTTGCATCTGGACATCGAGGTGCTTTGCCTCATGGCATAGCTTCCGAGAAACAAATTGAACCTGGTGATTTTGTTACTATGGATTTTGGTGCTGTCTATAATGGCTATCATTCTGATATTACCAGAACTGTTTGCATTGGAAAGGCAACAGAAAAGCAGCAATTAATTTATGATCTTGTTTTAAAAGCACAGCTTGCCGGCTTACAAGCTGTCCAAGCTGGTCAAATAGGCAAAGCGGTAGATCATGTGGCGCGACAAATCATTCAAGATGCCGGATATGGTGACTATTTTGGTCACGGCCTTGGTCATGGTGTAGGATTAGCGATTCACGAAGCCCCAGCTTTATCTCCAGGTAATACCACAATTACGTTAGCAGAAAATATGCTGGTAACAGTCGAACCAGGAGTTTATCTGCCTGATTGGGGTGGAGTTAGAATTGAGGACACAGTCAGAGTATCAGCGGCTAATTGTGAGATATTGACTTCAAGTGATAAAAAGTTAATTGAAATTGATTAA
- a CDS encoding aminodeoxychorismate lyase, whose protein sequence is MITIPQKIATKWILLVGVIAILFGSFVYGLAKPVNSASKDITYVSIKSGMTADTIGNLLYEQSLIKNVLAFRIVSKIHGLDSKLKAGDYSFTKDMSVMQIVDKLAKGETAQKQITIPEGYTVDQIALLIKEKQLGDPDKFKKLARNFIPYAYMTANSSTVYPVEGYIFPDTYEIASGASEEELLTMMVTEFDKRFSQEMRERAEQIGLSNREVIVLASLVEKEARIDSDRPIIAGVFLNRLKHSMPLQSCATIQYILGYPKPELSIQDTEIESAYNTYQHSGLPPGPIANPGLASINAVLYSTDTDYLYFVADKQGHHHFSKTYEEHLTAIEQVQK, encoded by the coding sequence ATGATTACGATTCCGCAAAAAATAGCAACAAAATGGATTTTATTGGTGGGAGTTATTGCCATATTATTTGGAAGCTTCGTATATGGTTTAGCTAAGCCTGTTAATTCAGCATCAAAGGATATAACCTATGTTTCGATAAAATCTGGCATGACAGCAGATACTATTGGCAATCTTCTCTATGAGCAGAGTTTAATTAAGAATGTCCTGGCATTTCGAATTGTTTCTAAGATTCATGGCTTAGATAGTAAGTTAAAAGCTGGTGATTATAGTTTTACAAAAGATATGTCAGTGATGCAGATTGTAGATAAACTGGCTAAAGGTGAGACTGCTCAGAAACAAATAACAATTCCAGAAGGCTATACCGTTGATCAGATCGCACTTTTAATAAAAGAAAAACAGCTTGGCGATCCGGATAAGTTTAAAAAGCTGGCTAGGAATTTTATTCCATATGCTTATATGACAGCTAATTCGTCAACTGTCTATCCAGTAGAAGGATATATATTCCCCGATACCTATGAAATTGCCAGTGGCGCTTCGGAAGAGGAACTATTAACGATGATGGTCACTGAATTTGATAAAAGGTTTAGTCAAGAAATGCGAGAAAGAGCAGAGCAAATAGGACTTTCCAATCGGGAAGTGATTGTACTAGCTTCCTTGGTGGAAAAAGAAGCGCGTATTGACAGTGATCGTCCGATTATTGCAGGTGTTTTCTTGAATCGGTTGAAACATAGTATGCCACTGCAATCATGTGCTACGATTCAGTATATATTGGGTTATCCTAAGCCGGAGCTTAGCATTCAGGATACAGAAATTGAGTCTGCCTATAATACCTACCAGCACAGCGGTTTGCCGCCAGGACCAATTGCTAATCCAGGGCTGGCTTCAATCAATGCCGTCCTTTATTCGACCGATACAGATTATTTATACTTTGTAGCGGATAAGCAGGGACATCACCATTTTAGTAAAACCTATGAAGAACACTTAACAGCAATTGAGCAGGTGCAAAAATAA
- a CDS encoding peptidase U32, with protein MNKPELLAPAGNLEKLKMALLYGADAVFMGGKAFGLRAFSDNFSDEELKEGIEFAHSLHKKAYITVNIFPHNEDLIGLPEYLTYLRDAGADALIIADLGVYRIARNVVPELPLHISTQANNTNWSSVLCWQDMGAERVVLARELSLKDIEIIRQKVDVELEAFVHGAMCISYSGRCLMSNYFTGRDANRGECAQSCRWKYHLVEEKRPNQYIPVMEDERGTYIFNSKDLCLLPHISQLIESGINSFKIEGRMKSVHYVATVVKVYRQAIDAYFANPHDFSIKPEWLEELNKGSHREYTTGFYFNHTTHEDQIYGTSSYTQTHDFIGLVKSYDAANKTAVVEQRNNMKVGQEIEIVQPEGPTFIQRIEAMSDLDGNSIDVAPHPQQLIVMPMKNPVDNFSMLRRKVK; from the coding sequence GTGAATAAACCCGAATTATTAGCTCCAGCAGGTAATCTTGAAAAACTGAAAATGGCGTTGCTTTATGGGGCCGATGCAGTTTTTATGGGCGGCAAGGCTTTTGGCTTAAGGGCTTTTAGTGATAATTTTAGTGATGAGGAACTTAAAGAGGGCATTGAATTTGCTCATAGTTTGCATAAAAAAGCCTACATCACTGTGAATATATTTCCGCACAACGAAGATTTGATCGGATTACCGGAATATCTAACTTATTTACGTGATGCTGGTGCAGATGCTCTGATTATTGCAGATTTGGGAGTATATCGCATAGCGCGAAATGTTGTTCCTGAGCTACCCTTGCATATAAGTACCCAAGCCAATAATACAAATTGGTCCTCGGTATTATGCTGGCAGGATATGGGTGCTGAGCGAGTCGTATTGGCAAGAGAATTATCATTAAAAGATATTGAAATTATTCGCCAGAAAGTGGATGTTGAACTGGAAGCCTTTGTTCATGGTGCAATGTGCATATCTTATTCCGGTCGTTGCCTAATGAGTAATTATTTTACTGGCAGAGATGCTAACAGAGGCGAATGTGCACAGTCTTGCCGCTGGAAATACCATCTTGTTGAAGAGAAAAGGCCAAATCAATATATACCTGTTATGGAAGATGAACGTGGGACGTATATATTTAATTCTAAAGACTTATGTCTATTGCCTCATATTTCTCAGCTTATTGAGAGTGGGATTAACAGTTTTAAAATTGAAGGAAGGATGAAAAGCGTTCATTATGTTGCAACAGTTGTTAAAGTTTATCGGCAAGCAATTGACGCTTATTTTGCAAATCCCCACGATTTTTCTATTAAGCCAGAGTGGTTGGAAGAATTAAATAAGGGATCACACCGAGAATATACGACAGGGTTTTATTTTAATCACACAACTCATGAGGATCAAATTTACGGAACTTCTTCTTATACCCAAACCCATGATTTTATTGGATTGGTAAAATCCTATGATGCCGCAAATAAAACTGCTGTTGTTGAACAGCGCAATAATATGAAAGTTGGTCAAGAAATCGAGATTGTTCAGCCGGAAGGGCCTACCTTTATACAACGAATTGAGGCTATGTCAGATTTAGACGGCAACTCAATTGACGTTGCACCTCATCCTCAACAATTGATCGTCATGCCAATGAAGAATCCGGTAGACAACTTTTCGATGCTGAGAAGGAAGGTAAAATAG